In Sinorhizobium sojae CCBAU 05684, a single window of DNA contains:
- a CDS encoding MFS transporter, with protein MPYTTFLVKNCRWLAGGFLLCFFSSFGQTFFISLSAGDIRREYDLSHGAFGSLYMGATLLSALTLPQLGRIVDHVRSRDVLLLTLPLLAIATISMGYAYDGYWLFATIYLLRLFGQGMMTHNAMTAMARWFSAQRGRAISLASLGNQAGEALFPLAFVALAPLVGWRNTWLFSSLAILFVGLPAIYLLLRVERTPSADDGPERRFAVRDWSRSEVLRDTTFWLALSGVLAPGFIATTIFFHQVYLVELRQWSIEIFASAFIVSSSMTVVSSLATGYLVDRYSAVAILPFYLLPLAAACFVLAFVDAQWSAFVFMALLGASLGSSTTLFGALWPEIYGVKYLGSIRAIIVALMVFGTAMGPGITGFLIDAGVPYSWQIAAMGAYCLLGVMLMTTVRTEVRARNALTWPETA; from the coding sequence ATGCCATATACGACCTTCCTCGTGAAAAACTGCCGATGGCTGGCGGGCGGGTTCCTGCTCTGCTTTTTCTCCTCGTTCGGGCAGACGTTCTTCATATCGCTGTCCGCAGGCGATATCCGCCGGGAATACGACCTCAGTCACGGCGCTTTTGGCAGCCTCTATATGGGCGCGACCCTCCTCAGCGCTTTGACCCTCCCTCAGCTCGGGCGGATCGTGGATCATGTGCGGTCCCGCGACGTCCTTCTGCTGACGCTGCCACTTCTGGCGATCGCAACGATCTCGATGGGATATGCTTACGATGGGTATTGGCTGTTTGCCACCATCTACCTCCTGCGGCTGTTCGGCCAGGGCATGATGACCCACAATGCCATGACGGCGATGGCGCGGTGGTTTTCCGCGCAGCGCGGCCGTGCGATCTCTCTCGCAAGCCTCGGGAACCAGGCGGGCGAGGCCCTGTTCCCGCTAGCCTTCGTCGCGCTCGCACCCCTTGTCGGCTGGCGAAACACCTGGCTTTTCTCGTCCCTTGCCATTCTCTTCGTCGGCCTTCCGGCCATCTATTTGCTTCTGCGGGTCGAACGGACGCCCAGCGCCGATGATGGGCCAGAACGCCGGTTCGCGGTCCGGGACTGGTCGCGGTCGGAGGTCTTGCGCGATACGACCTTCTGGCTGGCGCTTTCCGGCGTGCTTGCGCCGGGCTTCATCGCGACCACCATCTTCTTCCACCAGGTCTATCTCGTGGAACTGCGCCAATGGTCGATCGAGATATTCGCGAGCGCCTTTATCGTTTCATCGTCGATGACTGTCGTCTCATCGCTCGCGACCGGCTACCTGGTGGACCGTTACTCAGCGGTCGCCATTCTGCCCTTCTACCTCCTGCCGCTCGCGGCCGCCTGCTTCGTCCTTGCTTTTGTCGACGCGCAATGGAGCGCCTTCGTCTTCATGGCACTGCTCGGGGCATCCCTTGGTTCTTCGACGACCCTATTCGGCGCGCTGTGGCCGGAGATTTACGGCGTCAAGTATCTGGGCAGCATTCGCGCAATTATTGTCGCGCTGATGGTGTTCGGCACGGCAATGGGACCCGGGATCACGGGCTTTCTCATCGATGCGGGCGTGCCCTATTCCTGGCAGATTGCGGCCATGGGCGCCTATTGCCTGCTCGGCGTCATGCTCATGACTACCGTAAGGACAGAGGTTCGCGCCCGGAACGCCTTGACGTGGCCGGAGACGGCATAG
- a CDS encoding glycoside hydrolase family 25 protein, with product MRFPTAPALFVACLTLAGCASSSSPESVLAPRPSGETTSSVIRPAAPVPATAVGPAATPPESQEALAWAGPVSEPQAFAPMEREAGMPVPIERPIAFVAPENPASGAAPRTHVYGHRFRDAKPINFGRRSPHKLAVHGVDVSRWQGDIDWAKLRTQGANFAYIKATDGGDHLDPMFKKNWRRAQAAGLKRGAYHFFYWCRTAGEQADWFIRNVPRAPDALPPVIDVEWNGESSCKRRPSPARVREKMQVFMDKLERHYGQRPIIYTAPDFYRDNLEGAFPNYPFWLRSVAAHPSKVYPGRKWLFWQYSGSGLSRGVDGRIDLNVFHGSEGEWHDFIAARSI from the coding sequence ATGCGTTTTCCAACCGCGCCAGCACTCTTCGTCGCCTGCCTGACGCTCGCGGGCTGCGCATCGAGTTCCAGCCCGGAGAGCGTGCTTGCGCCACGGCCTTCCGGTGAAACCACCAGTTCCGTCATCCGACCGGCTGCACCCGTTCCCGCCACCGCGGTCGGACCTGCAGCCACGCCTCCCGAATCGCAGGAAGCACTCGCCTGGGCCGGGCCGGTTTCGGAGCCGCAGGCCTTCGCGCCCATGGAACGGGAAGCCGGCATGCCCGTCCCGATTGAACGGCCGATCGCATTTGTCGCGCCGGAAAATCCCGCAAGCGGCGCGGCTCCGCGTACGCACGTGTACGGCCACCGTTTCCGGGATGCCAAGCCGATCAACTTCGGCAGGAGATCGCCGCACAAGCTCGCCGTCCACGGCGTCGACGTGTCGCGTTGGCAGGGCGATATCGACTGGGCGAAACTGCGGACGCAGGGCGCGAACTTCGCTTACATCAAGGCGACCGATGGTGGCGACCATCTCGACCCGATGTTCAAGAAGAACTGGCGCCGCGCCCAGGCGGCCGGTCTGAAGCGCGGTGCCTATCACTTCTTTTACTGGTGCCGGACTGCCGGGGAGCAGGCCGACTGGTTCATCCGCAATGTACCGCGCGCGCCCGATGCCCTGCCGCCGGTGATCGATGTCGAGTGGAACGGCGAATCGAGCTGTAAGCGGCGTCCGTCACCCGCGCGCGTGCGGGAGAAGATGCAGGTCTTCATGGACAAGCTGGAGCGGCACTACGGTCAACGGCCGATCATCTACACCGCGCCGGACTTCTATCGCGACAATCTCGAGGGCGCCTTTCCAAACTATCCCTTCTGGCTGCGTTCGGTCGCCGCGCACCCCTCCAAGGTCTATCCCGGCCGCAAGTGGCTCTTCTGGCAATATTCGGGATCCGGCCTTTCACGCGGCGTCGACGGCAGGATCGACCTCAACGTCTTCCATGGAAGCGAGGGGGAATGGCACGATTTTATTGCGGCACGGTCCATTTAG
- a CDS encoding DUF2905 domain-containing protein, giving the protein MSRLLIIVGLVILAVGLLWPWLSRIGLGRLPGDIMIERGNFTFYVPITTGLLLSVLLSVILWLVNR; this is encoded by the coding sequence ATGTCGCGGCTTTTGATCATCGTCGGTCTCGTCATCCTCGCTGTCGGTCTTCTCTGGCCGTGGCTTTCGCGCATCGGTCTTGGTCGGCTGCCTGGCGACATCATGATCGAACGCGGCAATTTCACGTTTTACGTCCCGATCACCACAGGGCTGCTCCTCAGCGTCCTTCTTTCGGTGATCCTCTGGCTGGTAAATCGATGA